cttctccttgaagtggtgtctcctctctctctcttccttctccattctgttggatcaagtggtctcagaataattaagaagggggggggggttgaattagttattcctaaacctttactaattaaaaaattactcttctaaggcttttactaaattgttaagagaatgaggagtagaagagaaacttaatagaaagtaaaagcggaaattaaatgcacaacgaaaagtaaaagagtagggaagaaggaaacaaacacacaagagtttttatactggttcggcaacaacccgtgcctacatccagtccccaagcgacctgcggtccttgagatttctttcaaccttgtaaaaatccttttacaagcaaagatccacaagggatgtaccctccactagaactgatccacaagagatgtaccctctcttgttctcagtcaaacccaagtagatgtaccctctacttgtaccacaaaggatgtaccctccaatgtgttaagacaaagatcttaggctgttaaacctttgatactttgtgaatggggatacaaaagaattctcaggcggttagtcctttgaacacttttgtattagggaaagggaagaatcaaaagaattcttagactgtgtcgttttgaattctttgacaagggagaagggagacacaaaagaattcaggcggttagtccttcgttcttttggaaaagggagaagagagacacaaaaagaattcaggcggttagtccttggcgaattctttttggcaaagggagaagagaatgaaaagatgaataacacaagttttcaaggtttggaaaaccagaaaacttcagaaagcttttggtacaaagaagaagaagaagttcaaagagattcaaggcttgtaaaggattgtaagagattgattggaaaagtattcaagattgaaagaatgaattcataagtgtattgaaaagcaaatcaaagccttgcttttatagactcttcatgtctggtcaagacaaccatttagaagagttataacttttagaaaaacttaaaaccaatttgaaaaagtcaaaaatcttttgaagagttacatcttttgatttattcagaaacaaacactagtaatcgattaccaaatcagtgtaatcgattacacaaagcttttatgtaaaaggatgtgactcttcacatttgaatttgaatttcaacgttcaaaggcactagtaatcgattaccaaaacattgtaatcgattacagctttttgaaattaattggaacattgtaaattcaatttgaaactttttcaaaacaattttgctactggtaatcgattacaacaatcaggtaatcgattaccagagagtaaaaactttttggtaaacatgttttgagaaaaatcatgtgctattcaatttttgagaaaaacttttcatacttatcttgattgagccttctcttgattcttgaatcttgagtcttgagtcttgaatcttgatcttgattcttgagatcttgaaccttgaatctagattcttgagatcttgaatcttgaatcttgattcttgattcttgaatctaaACTTTCTtgttgagtcttgaattcttcttgatttacttgagttgttctttgattgatctttgattcacttgagttattctttgattgatctttgagctttttgtcatcacctttgtcatcatcttttgttatcatcattgttatcatcaaaacacctttgaatcacctttgattcaccatgaagctttgcttctacacattccgttgccattcatcttccaagaagcaaaggaatccattgatgaagaagatcctaggcctacaagctccaatggagcttacatcacaggGGATATTgactaactatttttttatactcttgAAGATTAGAGAAACTACTTTTGAGAGCCTTTCTAGGATTGATATCACCTAGGTCATTTATTCCCTTATTTCCAGCTTTAGTAGACTTGCCAAGTACGTTCAAATATATGACCATCACCATTTATGTCTTGCTTACCTTTTATttcaatagaaaaattaatatttacaattACCATTGTttgtacatttaatttttttcactgtTCTGATTGTGCTTTTATATGAACAACGCAATTCAGTTTATAATGAAGATAGGTGAAAACGATAGGTGAAAACGTTGACTGTGCTCTATTTACATTTCCAGTCTTCTAATTTTGCTTTCTGTTCTAATATGTTTTGACTTTATATTAATTTGCTTCCAAATTATTAGCTAGCTAGTCCAAAGACATAGTATTATATaatttgacaaacacaaaatctttaatattttcttttatgatatattatttattttcctcttAAGATATGTCATATGATGATTCCCACTAGTGAATAGTTTTTGGGATATAACTATTtatcaggaaaaaaaatctgTGGCTATTGTAACATTGAAGGGTGGGTGCAGGTAGGAAGTTTGTTCAttcactaataatttttttaattaataatttgtgatactaatagattttaatataattgattaacGAGAGTACAATTATATCATGTCGTTACGAGTTTCTTGAAGATTTGAATATAACATGTTCAATGTTCAACATCATTTGTAGACACTTTTCCTTATCCTATTTACATCATCATCACAACATTTATTGTTGTAGATTGTTAGTCACTGTCATCACAGGTACCGTGTCTTTCATACTCTTTTCAAGCTCTTTTTTATCATGAATGCTTTTATAACTTGTATTATGTAATTAAtgactattattttatatacaattaatgttcatcatgagtgaaccttagattctcgtttgagattcaatacaatgattctttTGGACAGTTTGGATTAATCGttatattgaatcttgaattgttcgTTTGGAGAGTTTGAGGAGagctatttttttatagtagattcatatGTATAGGTTAgctttcttttcttaaatttgatgaaaatttTGGTATAGTATATTTCactttgttctctgagtgcatagtTGATTGTGATGGAATTCATGTCACCGCTTTCATGTCATGTACTTGGAGATTAATGCAAAATTATACCGAAATTTCGTCAAATCTAAgatgtcttcctgaatgggacaGGGCCACACCTTCAACGAAAAAAGTGAGGTTTTCATTCATAGAATAACTTTGTAAGTATCACTGagttattatttatatgaatgaaGTTAGATGAGTGCAAGTCGCATGAGCCTTGCGTATGAGGAAAACGTTGAATAGTTCTTGGAATTTGCCTCCGAAAGAAGTCAATCGTATAAGGATGAAACatatttttgtctttgtataaattgtttgaatgggAGACGACAAGTACTAGACGACATACGAGAACATCTTCtatgtgatgggattaagaagaattatataACATGGATATGAAATAGTGAATTGATAGACATGCAGAAGAGGTCCCAAACTGAACCggttgatgtagaaatgggagatcgattagaggacatgattcgtgatcttggacaagagtcttttcagcaagcacatgcccctatgcATGATACATTGGAAAATGATTCGAAGAAGCCCTTGTATCCGGGGTGCAAGAAGTCATTGACACTGTTGTCaatggtgttaagtctggttaagtTGAAGGCcaaatatgggtggagtgagAAAAACTTTACTTCACTACTTAAGGTAGTGTAGGATATGCTTCAAGAGGAAAACACGTTGCCAAAAAGTTACTGTGAGGTGAAAAAGATtttgtgtccgatgggtataaAGTATCAAAAAATtcatgcatgccctaatgattgcatactgtacagacatgactatgaagaaatgcataaatgCCCCAGGTGTGGGGCATCATGGTACAAAGTGAACGATGATGACGAGTGTAGCAGTGTCGAAAGCACAAAGAAAGACCCCCAacaaaggtgttgtggtatcttccgatcattccaaggtttaatcatttgtttgctaatggagaagatgcaaaagaccttacatggcatgcagatGCGAGAAACTACGATGGAATGATTTATCATCCGACTGATtcctcccagtggaagaagattaagCCTTTTTATCCAGATTTCGGCAAaaaggcaagaaatcttaggcttgaaCTTGCCACTGATGGAATGAATTGCGACGacaatttaagcactcaacacattTCGTGGCCAATTTTGCTAGTAATTGACaacttgcctccttggttgtgcatgaagtgaaaatacatgatgttgtctatgataatatctgtgacaccctctacccctcacatatatattaataaaggaataaaaattcaaatattaattaaaaatatttttaaaacatttttaaatacaagcttttcaaatggataaaaggctcacattcattttcttctacatcatattcaaatttgtccaaataaataataaagtcatctcgactcaaagaaaatcatataagtctcatacaattaatatagaacctatatcctaatgtcacatcctatcagagcgtggtgttcccgtgtctGTTTACGCTGGAATTTGGTAAACAACCGCTAGTCTAAGTTAATTGCTTGCGAGATCAACTAGTGAATCTCAGGAGCATGCCATTTGTGTGTTTGCATTAAACGTAAAGCTTTTGATGTTCATCGTTGCAACGAACATTCATTGGTTTTGAGGTTTGCAGAAAGCAAAATTCTTTGAAAGAATCGAAATGCTGGAAGTAAATTGACAAGGGAAAGGTAAATTGCAGAATCAAAAGGCTCAACgagttcattcgatcgaatgaaccatttaaaaaacaGAAATTATAAAGTGAAGCGTAAATTGCATTGCATTCGAAATGTAAAGTTTACAGAAACTTAAAATGGTTCACAATCATACATTTTCCTTGCGTACTCGTTTCTCTCTGTGCTGGGTACTTTGAGTATATAAGGATTTTGTAGAAATGATTTGCGACCTCGAAATCTGACTAAAAActgctatatatagacattcgAAAATAAACTGCCCTAACGGTCGAACACTATCCTAATGCCAAGTGTCCTGCTACGTACACCTTACATGCACATAACTGCTCCTTAGAACGGTTATCCACATTGCTCGAAGTCGAActgattttgtgaagttttgTCAGAAATTGTGCTAAGTCCAGAAATCTTGCTGCCTTGACTTCGACTCGACCATACACCAGCTCGAATCGCCCAATGGTTCGAAGCCCTCCTTCTTGTCTTAGCCTTATATTTCGTAAATACTTCCTTGAACCTGTGAATCCCTTTCAATagactcttctttcttttcgatTCGAATAGTATCCAACAAAATTCGTATTTAGAGCATATTTTTAGCTCATCAAAAAATATGGGCTAACAAATTGCCCCCAAAAAATGTCTGCTTCGATTCGAGATCGAAGGAAGATGAGAAGTtgacattttttctcttcttctaacAGTTTCCCTGGAACGGCGACACGATGGCACGTTTACTGGTAACCGTCGCCTCGATCTCCCACTACCCATCATTGATTCCACTTTTCTAGGCAGAGTGGGACACGTGTCATGCTGGGGAATCGGAAGGTAAATatgatttgattgatttttgaccattgattattatattgttttttttttaaaatgaaactcCATAAATAGCGCCAGAAACTCCAGAAAACCCTTCAGCTTCTCTGCTTCCAAAACCCTTCTTCTTCTGTTGTATCTCCGGCGAAACCTTTTCATTTTCAGATATCGTCTTGCCACTCCTTTCATCATCAACCTCACCGTATCTCTGAGCTTTGCCATTGTTCTCCGTGAGTCCAAGCTTTTACTCACTGATTCTATCAGTTACCAAACCCTTCGTAAGAATCATCCTCTTTCAGATTTCTTACGATGTCGCAAGAACAATCAGTTCCGTTTGCTGGGAAGTGGCACCATTTTACAGTCAGGACTGATGGAGAAAAGGTGGTTCCAGAACCACATGGTGACGCCAAACACACAGAAACCTGGGAATCGGAGGTGATGATCCCTTTCGCAGTGGAAAGAACAGTTTACGCTTTCGGTGGACCCCTGCCAGACCAAGCATCACTTTCGAGTAAAATGAACAAGGTATTTCCCTGCTACCCAACTTGCGAACCTAGGATTTTTGATAGTGAGCCttacaactttaattgtttaaGCAAACCCCACAAACTCTTTCGATCCGCCCCGTCAATAGCCCATAGGGATTACCTACCTTGGCTTGATCGAGTCGAACAAGCGTATGAGGATTTCTGGAAGACATATggcatctttgatttgatacaaTTCTCTCGATCTGGTCCTGAATATCGACCAGAAATGCTGATAGCAGCTATGCACTTTTTCGAGTCTTCTACCAACACCTTTCAATTTAAATGTGGTATGATGACCCCCACTCTCTTAGATGTAGCCGCCCTcacaggccttaggcctagcggAGAAACTTATGACCCCACTAATTCTAGTGACAATATCAAGCTAGTATATAAGGAGAATACCTTTTCCAAATATATAGCTGAACACAAAGGACCCGTCGAAGAGGAGGTTTCAGATGAAGAGCACGTAGCCTTCTTAACCCTGTGGCTATCCCACTATGTCTTCTGCACGAAATCCTTGCAAGTAGCCAAAAGATTTATTCCAATGGCATTACAAATTCATGAAGGTCAGAACTTTGGATTTGGACGCCTCTTGTTAGCAGTGCTATACGAATCGCTTGGTGAGGCATGCGATGATCTGAAGAAATCGAAGGATGGGTCTTCCTTCTTAGTGTCCGGGCCTATGTGGCTTCTCCAATTGTGGCTTAATGCCACTTTCGAACAAGAAATGGGATTAATAATCCCACAAGATTATGCTGAAGAAGTTGCAAATCGCTCGATCGAAGGCCAGAGAGCACTTCGATTAACACCCAAGACCTTAGATCAAAACTCACAAAAGCTGTTCCTAAAGTACATGAGGATTTTTCTGAGCTTTGACAAGTTTCTTCCCCAACATGCTCCATTCATTAGTCGAGAGGTTGGCCCGGCCTGGTTCACTGACTATTTTCCTGCTGTCGATCCGGACAATGAAGAAGAAGTGAACGAAATATGGTCATTTTACTTGAATCCACAGATCCTGTCTTGTCGTACAGGTGTTCAATCGAACTATTTAGGCCTGGTTGGATACCAGCCTAATTTGGTTTCAAGACAATTTGGCCTTTCGCAAATCCGTCCTAAAAGCTTGTTCGAAGATCCTCGAGACGTCATAAGAGGGCCAATCTTTCGGAAAAGACtttcaagaagtttttgaagattTCTCTTGATGAAAACTATAACCTGCATCCTTTTGAGTTCAACCATTCCCACTTCTACACCATGGGGTTTGTTACCTGGTGGGAGAAATATTATTCGACCCGTTCAGTTGGAGACACTACTATCATGATCTCCAGACTTGAGAGTGGTTTTACACAACCAACGGTCGAGAATATCCGCTCAAACCTTCAAGCTCGAGGTATTAAATTACTTTTGACTTTCTAAATTGATATGTATTTTTGCCTTTTCTAATATTCTTACTTTCAGGCAAAACAATCATGACGAAGAAAAGTGTTGAAACGTCTCGAGCTGATGTGAGACCCAAGAAACCCACTGGGGTGAAGATCCAAGAAGGGAAACAAGAAGAGAAGGTAACTCTTCTGAACTTATCTTTTACTCTTAACGTCTTGcctcatatttctttattttttcagagTCAAAAGAAAGATGATAGCATTGATACTACCACGACTTCAAAACGCTCGAAGCATGCGGTCGTCGAATTAGACGAAGAGAAAGATGCAAGTTTTATTTCTAATGTCAATATTATAGCTTTCTTTCAAGTCTATATTCTGACAATTCTTTACCCTCGTAATGcaggaagaagaggaaagacctcttataagaaaaagaaagttaccTGCGACTTCGACCAAGTCTGCTGAACAAACAGAGGCAGGCAATTCCCAGGCTCAAATtcctaagaagaaaaagaaagtgaagcaGGTCGAGCCTGAACCTTCTGTGGCTGTTGAGGGTGGTGAGCCaatcaagaagaaaaagaaaaagaccaagCCTTCAAAAGAACAAGGTGACAATCAACCTGTTGACGTCCAACCACCTTCGACCGATATTGACGGCACTGAAGTAGAGGCTACTCCTTCTATTGCTGAGATGGGCAACCCTGTCGATCAACCGGACTTACCACAAGAACAACCTGCCGtcgaggtatcatcctcttaaTGTGTTTTAAATCATAGCTTATACGAAACTATTTGTTAACCTTTTTCCATGATAATTCGAATCAGGTACAACAAAATGTTTCTGTAGAAGAAATACCCTCACATGCTCGAACATCTCCCGCTCCTGAGACGGATGCAGTGAATGTTGAGGAACAGGGTGAAGGTCAAGGCATTGGATCCAGCAGTCCTCATGGATCGAGTCAGAAAAGTTCATCCGAAGAAAACTTTTCCGATGAAGAGGCCATAAAAGAGGCTGAAGCTGGAGGTTCGGACATTTACCCGGCGTCTTCAACATCTAAGCTTTCCGCTAGCATAGGGATCGCAGAAGATACATTCATTCAAATGCAAGACGAAGACCCTGCTGCAGCCCTTCGACTCCTGCTGAACACAAGTCAAGCCAACACCTCAAGTGAAAAGATTCCTGGTGCTTCGTCCTCATCTGATGCCGAAATAAACTTTAGTACGCCAAGATTCTCTGCTCTTGAAGTTATCCATGGAATACGCACGGGAAGATGTGCTTAAATCCATTGAAGAGAACCCCTCTGCTGCCTTTGAGCACCTGaactttttgaagaaattgcacaACCCCCTTACCTCTGATGAGATTCTAGGCAAAGTTATCCAAATCGAGGCCATCATTGACCAATTTGCAAGTACTGTGCAGAAAAAACGCGAAAATGGCGCCAGACTGGATGCCAGAAACAGGCACATATCCTTCTGCTCGAGAAAGCCCGAGCTGCTCAACATGAAGTCGAACGTCTCACCAAAGAGGCGAAAGAAGGATCTTCTGAGATCAAAGCCTGTGATGATAACATCTCCTCCTGGGAGGCAACTATTACGAATTTGCTGTCTCAGGTCGATGATCTAAGCAGAAAATTGTAACAGAGCAGGCCAAACGCAAAGAACTCCAGGAGAAAGGCCGCTAACTCGATTCAGAAAACTGGTTGCTGAAAAAGGGAGGGAAGCCTGAAGGCCTTTAGCGCATCTCAAGCTGTAGCAGATGAGGCAAGGGTTATGGAGAGTGCTGACCAGTCTTAACTAAAGAGATGACCACCTTGAAAAAGCTGTATGAGGATTTGGTCATGACTAGTAGAActtatgatttctttatttcgaATTCTGTATTTCGATTCTACTTTTCGATGTAATATTGACACATGCCCTTTCGTGGCAATTTACTTTATCGCATTTTTATGTTCCCGTATTTCTCTTATTCTATGCTTTTTTAACTTCGAGCAgtgttggtttatatttttcaaatacttaCCATTTATGCTCAAAGTACGTTTCTGAGGGGTTAGCTCTTCTAACTCATAAGCACCATTCGAATAGATCTGAATTATTTTAACGTCCTTCCCAATTTGGGGACCATTTGCCCAAGGCTCGATCCTTACTATCTATGGGCAGGATAACCTTCCAAACTAAATCTCCaacattaaaagcttttgacttcactttcttattataagctttagcaactctttctttttgtttagtcaAAACTTCTAATGCTCTAATCTCTCCTCATCTAAATCAACTAACTCATCTGAcatcattttccaataatggtcgaTTGGAATGTCCATTTGTTTTTGTACCCTGGCTGATTGCAAATGTATTTCGACCGGAAGTACAGCATCATGCCCATAAGTCAGTCGAAATGGGTAGTATTAGTTGATTCCTTAGGAGAATTTCTACATGCCCATAGAACTTGATCTAACGTTTTATTCCAATTTCTTGGCTTTAGGGCAATGTgtttttaatcaagttaattacaatcttattggctgcttcgacCTGACCATTTGCTTGCGCGTAATATGGTGTTGAGGTTAATAATCGAAAGCCAGTTTTTTGGGCAAATTCTTGCATTTTTCGTCCAGTAAAAACTGAACCTTGATCAGTGGTAATTGTTTCAGGAATACCATacctataaataatatgattttgaatGAAACTAATTACTGCTTCCTGATCAACATTTGGCAAAGGAACTGCTTCGATCCATTTTGTAAAGTAATCGATACCAACTATAATATAACGCTGGTTCTTAGAAGAAGCGGGCTTGATTTCACCAATTAAGTCCAAAGCCCATCCTCTGAAAGGCCAAGGTTTGATTATGGAGTGTAACTCACTAGCAGGTACATGCTATATCCCTGCATGCTTTTGGCATTCCTGACAGCCTTTAGCAAATTCTATGCAGTCTTTTAACATCGAAGGCCAATACAAACCTTGTCGAAATAAAAGCCATTTCATTTTATGGCCTGCTTGATGCGATCCACAGGCCCCACTGTGAACATGGGAAACTGCCAAGTATGCTTCCGATTCACTTAGACATTTTAGCAACACTCCTTCTGCAGtctttttaaaca
Above is a window of Glycine soja cultivar W05 chromosome 12, ASM419377v2, whole genome shotgun sequence DNA encoding:
- the LOC114378934 gene encoding eukaryotic translation initiation factor 4 gamma-like, with product MGFVTWWEKYYSTRSVGDTTIMISRLESGFTQPTVENIRSNLQARGKTIMTKKSVETSRADVRPKKPTGVKIQEGKQEEKSQKKDDSIDTTTTSKRSKHAVVELDEEKDEEEERPLIRKRKLPATSTKSAEQTEAGNSQAQIPKKKKKVKQVEPEPSVAVEGGEPIKKKKKKTKPSKEQGDNQPVDVQPPSTDIDGTEVEATPSIAEMGNPVDQPDLPQEQPAVEVQQNVSVEEIPSHARTSPAPETDAVNVEEQGEGQGIGSSSPHGSSQKSSSEENFSDEEAIKEAEAGGSDIYPASSTSKLSASIGIAEDTFIQMQDEDPAAALRLLLNTSQANTSSEKIPGASSSSDAEINFSTPRFSALEVIHGIRTGRCA